In Pseudomonas nunensis, a single window of DNA contains:
- a CDS encoding NADH:flavin oxidoreductase, giving the protein MPVKALFKPFHLGTLELPTRVVMAPMTRSFSPGGVPNSKVIEYYRRRAAAGVGLIITEGTTVGHKASNGYPNVPHFYGEAALAGWKKVVDAVHAEGGKIVPQLWHVGSVRRIGTEPDASVPGYGPSEKLKDGQVVVHGMTKQDIQDVIAAFAQSAKDAQSIGMDGVEIHGAHGYLVDQFFWEGTNQRTDEYGGSLANRSRFAIELIQAVRAAVGEGFPIIFRFSQWKQQDYTARLVQTPDALGEFLKPLSDAGVDIFHCSTRRFWEPEFDGSELNLAGWTRKLTGKPTITVGSVGLDGEFLQFMVNTDKIAQPASLEKLLERLNNDEFDLVAVGRALLVDPDWAQKVRDGREEDILPFSREALMTLV; this is encoded by the coding sequence ATGCCCGTCAAAGCCTTGTTCAAACCGTTCCACCTCGGCACCCTCGAACTGCCGACCCGTGTCGTCATGGCGCCGATGACCCGCTCCTTTTCTCCAGGCGGCGTTCCCAACTCCAAAGTGATCGAGTACTACCGTCGCCGCGCCGCTGCGGGTGTGGGCCTGATCATCACCGAAGGCACCACCGTCGGTCACAAAGCCTCGAACGGCTACCCGAACGTGCCGCACTTCTATGGTGAAGCTGCGTTAGCCGGCTGGAAGAAAGTCGTTGATGCCGTGCACGCCGAAGGCGGCAAGATCGTTCCGCAACTGTGGCACGTGGGCAGTGTGCGTCGTATCGGCACTGAGCCGGACGCCAGCGTTCCAGGTTACGGCCCGTCGGAAAAACTCAAGGACGGTCAGGTCGTGGTTCACGGCATGACTAAGCAAGATATCCAGGACGTGATCGCCGCCTTCGCCCAGTCTGCCAAAGACGCGCAAAGCATCGGCATGGACGGCGTGGAAATCCATGGCGCTCACGGCTATCTGGTGGATCAGTTCTTCTGGGAAGGCACCAATCAGCGCACCGACGAGTACGGCGGCAGCCTGGCCAACCGTTCGCGTTTCGCCATCGAATTGATTCAAGCCGTGCGTGCGGCGGTTGGCGAAGGTTTCCCGATTATTTTCCGTTTCTCCCAGTGGAAGCAGCAGGATTACACCGCGCGCCTAGTGCAGACCCCGGATGCGTTGGGTGAATTCCTCAAGCCGTTATCCGACGCCGGCGTGGATATTTTCCACTGCTCGACGCGACGTTTCTGGGAGCCGGAGTTCGACGGTTCCGAACTGAACCTGGCTGGCTGGACCCGCAAACTGACCGGCAAACCGACCATCACCGTGGGCAGCGTTGGCCTGGATGGCGAGTTTCTGCAGTTCATGGTCAACACCGACAAGATCGCCCAACCGGCCAGCCTGGAAAAACTGCTGGAGCGTTTGAACAACGATGAGTTTGACCTGGTGGCTGTCGGTCGTGCGCTGCTGGTGGACCCGGACTGGGCGCAGAAAGTGCGTGATGGTCGTGAGGAAGACATCCTGCCGTTCAGCCGTGAAGCGTTGATGACGCTGGTTTAA
- a CDS encoding glutathione peroxidase → MSAFHDLNLKALDGQDLPLAPFKGHVVLVVNVASKCGLTPQYAALENLYQQYKGKGFSVLGLPCNQFAGQEPGTEQEIQEFCSLNYGVTFPLSSKLEVNGHERHQLYRLLAGEGAEFPGDITWNFEKFLLGKDGRVLARFSPRTAPDDPTIIHAIEKALS, encoded by the coding sequence ATGAGTGCTTTCCACGACCTTAATTTGAAAGCCCTGGATGGTCAGGATCTACCTCTGGCACCCTTCAAGGGTCACGTCGTGCTGGTGGTCAACGTTGCCTCCAAATGTGGTTTGACCCCACAGTACGCGGCGCTGGAAAACCTCTACCAGCAATACAAAGGTAAAGGTTTCAGCGTGCTGGGCTTGCCGTGCAACCAGTTTGCAGGACAGGAACCGGGCACCGAGCAAGAGATCCAGGAATTCTGCAGCCTCAACTATGGCGTGACTTTTCCGTTGTCCAGCAAGCTGGAAGTCAACGGTCATGAGCGTCATCAGTTGTACCGTTTGCTGGCGGGCGAGGGCGCGGAGTTTCCAGGGGACATCACCTGGAACTTCGAAAAATTCCTGCTCGGCAAAGACGGGCGTGTCTTGGCGCGGTTTTCGCCACGCACGGCACCGGATGATCCGACGATCATCCATGCGATTGAAAAAGCTCTGAGCTAA
- a CDS encoding FKBP-type peptidyl-prolyl cis-trans isomerase → MLIAANKAVSIDYTLTNDAGEVIDSSAGGAPLVYLQGAGNIIPGLEKALEGKTVGDELTVAVEPEDAYGEYAAELVSTLSRSMFEGVDELEVGMQFHASAPDGQMQIVTIRDLDGDDVTVDGNHPLAGQRLNFQVKIIDIRDASQEEIAHGHVHGEGGHHH, encoded by the coding sequence ATGCTGATCGCCGCCAATAAGGCTGTCTCCATCGACTATACCCTGACCAACGACGCTGGTGAGGTCATCGACAGCTCCGCCGGCGGCGCGCCGCTGGTCTACCTGCAAGGCGCAGGTAACATTATCCCGGGCCTGGAAAAAGCCCTGGAAGGCAAAACCGTCGGTGACGAACTGACCGTTGCCGTAGAACCTGAAGATGCCTACGGCGAATACGCTGCCGAACTGGTCAGCACCTTGAGCCGCAGCATGTTCGAAGGCGTCGACGAACTGGAAGTGGGCATGCAGTTCCACGCTTCCGCTCCGGACGGCCAGATGCAAATTGTCACCATCCGTGACCTGGACGGCGACGATGTCACCGTCGACGGCAACCACCCGTTGGCCGGTCAGCGCCTGAATTTCCAGGTCAAGATCATCGACATCCGTGACGCCAGCCAGGAAGAAATCGCGCATGGTCACGTCCATGGCGAAGGTGGCCATCACCACTGA
- a CDS encoding DUF3565 domain-containing protein: METALLAAISMGRDLLQKNIERTSLAKQSPESEHNPDRRIAMKPSTVTGFHQDEDGHWVAELSCGHTQHLRHQPPWQSRAWVLDPAQRIEKIGQPFACGWCAQGSVSDNLGD; the protein is encoded by the coding sequence ATGGAGACAGCCTTATTGGCGGCGATCAGCATGGGGCGAGACCTTTTGCAGAAGAATATAGAAAGAACGAGTTTAGCGAAGCAATCGCCCGAAAGCGAACACAACCCGGACAGACGGATCGCCATGAAACCCTCAACGGTCACAGGCTTTCATCAAGACGAGGATGGACATTGGGTGGCCGAGCTTTCCTGTGGCCACACCCAACACCTGCGCCATCAGCCGCCCTGGCAGTCTCGGGCCTGGGTCCTCGACCCGGCACAACGTATTGAAAAAATAGGCCAACCCTTTGCTTGCGGTTGGTGCGCACAAGGCTCGGTTAGCGATAACCTTGGCGACTGA
- the pta gene encoding phosphate acetyltransferase, which produces MQTFFIAPTDFGVGLTSISLGLVRTLERAGLKVGFFKPIAQPHPGDTGPERSTELVARTHGLKPPQPLGLAHVERMLGDGQLDELLEEIITLYQQAAVGKDVLIVEGMVPTRSASYAARVNLHLAKSLDAEVILVSAPENEVLTELSGRVELQAQLFGGPKDPKVLGVILNKVKTDESMEAFASRLKEHSPLLRSGDFRLLGCIPFQPELNAPRTRDVADLMGAQILNAGDYETRRMTKIIICARTMRNTVELLKPGVLVVTPGDRDDIILAVSLAAMNGVPLAGLLLTSDTLPDPRIMDLCRGALQAGLPVLSVSTGSYDTANQLNGLNKEIPIDDRERAEIITDFVASHLDAKWLHQRCGTPREMRLSPAVFRYQLIQRAQAANKRIVLPEGSEPLTVQAAAICQARGIARCVLLAKPEDVEAVARAQGIELPPGLEILDPDLIRGNYIEPMVALRKSKSLNAPMAEQQLEDTVVIGTMMLALDEVDGLVSGVIHSTANTIRPALQLIKTAPGCTLVSSVFFMLFPEEVLVYGDCVMNPHPSASELAEIALQSADSAAAFGIIPRVAMISYSSGESASGEEVEKVREATLLAHEQQNSLLIDGPLQYDAAANETVARQLAPNSQVAGRATVFVFPDLNTGNTTHKAVQRSADCVSLGPMLQGLRKPVNDLPRGAQVDDIVYTIALTAIQAANRPMDL; this is translated from the coding sequence ATGCAAACTTTTTTTATCGCGCCCACCGATTTTGGTGTGGGTCTGACCTCCATCAGCCTCGGGCTGGTGCGTACCCTTGAGCGAGCCGGGCTGAAAGTCGGCTTTTTCAAACCGATCGCCCAACCGCATCCGGGCGACACCGGCCCTGAGCGTTCCACCGAATTGGTGGCGCGCACTCACGGCCTCAAGCCGCCGCAACCGCTGGGCCTGGCCCATGTCGAGCGCATGCTCGGCGACGGTCAGCTGGATGAGTTGCTCGAAGAAATCATCACCCTGTATCAGCAGGCGGCCGTCGGTAAAGATGTGCTGATTGTTGAAGGCATGGTCCCGACCCGCAGCGCGAGTTACGCCGCGCGGGTCAATCTGCACTTGGCCAAAAGCCTCGACGCCGAAGTGATCCTGGTCTCGGCACCGGAAAACGAAGTGCTGACCGAGCTGTCCGGCAGGGTGGAATTGCAGGCGCAATTGTTCGGCGGGCCGAAAGACCCGAAAGTCCTCGGCGTGATCCTCAACAAGGTCAAGACCGATGAAAGCATGGAAGCCTTCGCCTCGCGCCTGAAGGAACACTCGCCGTTACTGCGCAGTGGCGACTTCCGCTTGCTCGGCTGCATCCCGTTCCAGCCAGAACTGAACGCCCCGCGCACGCGCGATGTGGCCGACCTGATGGGCGCGCAGATTCTCAATGCCGGTGACTACGAAACCCGGCGCATGACCAAAATCATCATCTGCGCCCGCACCATGCGCAACACCGTGGAGCTGCTCAAGCCCGGCGTACTGGTGGTGACGCCGGGCGATCGCGACGACATCATCCTCGCGGTCAGCCTTGCCGCCATGAACGGCGTGCCCCTGGCCGGCCTGTTGCTGACCAGCGACACTCTGCCCGACCCACGGATCATGGACCTGTGTCGCGGCGCCTTGCAGGCGGGCCTGCCAGTATTGTCGGTGAGCACCGGCTCCTACGACACCGCCAACCAGTTGAACGGCCTGAACAAGGAAATCCCGATCGACGACCGCGAGCGTGCGGAGATCATCACCGACTTCGTCGCCAGCCATCTCGACGCCAAGTGGCTGCATCAGCGTTGCGGCACGCCACGGGAAATGCGCTTGTCGCCGGCAGTGTTCCGTTACCAATTGATCCAGCGCGCCCAGGCCGCCAACAAGCGCATCGTGTTGCCCGAAGGCAGCGAGCCGCTGACCGTACAAGCCGCCGCGATCTGCCAGGCCCGAGGCATCGCCCGTTGCGTGTTGCTGGCGAAACCGGAAGATGTTGAAGCCGTGGCCCGCGCACAAGGTATCGAGTTGCCGCCGGGGCTGGAGATTCTTGACCCGGACCTGATTCGCGGCAATTACATCGAACCGATGGTGGCCCTGCGCAAAAGCAAAAGCCTCAACGCGCCGATGGCCGAGCAGCAACTGGAAGACACCGTGGTGATCGGCACCATGATGCTGGCGCTGGATGAAGTCGATGGCCTGGTGTCCGGGGTCATTCATTCCACCGCCAACACCATCCGCCCGGCTCTTCAACTGATCAAGACCGCGCCGGGCTGCACGCTGGTGTCGTCAGTGTTCTTCATGCTGTTCCCGGAGGAAGTGCTGGTCTACGGCGACTGCGTGATGAACCCGCACCCGAGCGCCAGCGAACTGGCCGAGATCGCGTTGCAAAGCGCCGACTCGGCAGCGGCGTTCGGGATCATTCCACGGGTGGCGATGATCAGCTATTCCAGCGGTGAATCCGCCAGCGGCGAAGAAGTCGAGAAGGTCCGCGAAGCGACGTTGCTCGCCCACGAACAACAGAACTCGCTGCTGATCGACGGCCCGTTGCAGTACGACGCCGCCGCCAACGAAACCGTGGCCAGGCAATTGGCGCCGAACAGTCAGGTCGCCGGTCGCGCCACGGTGTTCGTGTTCCCCGACCTCAACACCGGCAACACCACCCACAAAGCCGTGCAACGCAGCGCCGATTGCGTGAGCCTCGGCCCGATGCTGCAAGGCCTGCGCAAACCGGTGAACGACCTACCGCGCGGCGCGCAAGTCGATGACATCGTCTACACCATCGCGTTGACCGCGATTCAAGCTGCCAACCGACCTATGGATCTTTAA
- a CDS encoding acyltransferase has translation MLDFLPAAVRGVIASLLLALNTILLCSFLFIVALFKVLPFALTQRFTRWLMSHTHEAWISNNKAWMNLVCRTRWHLSGLEGLDYQHSYLITSNHQSWVDIMVLQYVLNRRIQPLKFFLKQELIWVPVIGLAWWALGFPFMKRYSKAYLEKHPEKKGKDLETTRKTCDKFRNNPVGIFNFVEGTRFTEGKHAQQKSPFKYLLKPKAGGIAFVLDAMGEQLESIVNVTIHYPAGRPGYWDLLCGNVKDVVVHFQELKIPPQFIGKNYDQDGEYRLQFQGWINQLWEDKDALLGQMHREYPAKR, from the coding sequence ATGCTGGATTTCCTGCCTGCCGCCGTGCGCGGTGTGATTGCCTCTTTGTTGTTGGCGCTGAACACCATTCTGCTGTGCTCGTTTCTGTTCATCGTGGCACTGTTCAAAGTGCTGCCCTTCGCCCTCACCCAGCGTTTCACGCGTTGGCTGATGAGCCACACCCACGAAGCCTGGATCAGCAATAACAAAGCGTGGATGAACCTGGTCTGCCGCACCCGCTGGCACCTCAGTGGTCTTGAGGGGCTGGACTATCAGCACTCGTACCTGATCACCAGCAACCACCAGAGCTGGGTCGACATCATGGTGCTGCAATACGTGCTCAACCGCCGTATCCAGCCGTTGAAGTTCTTTCTTAAACAAGAGCTGATCTGGGTCCCGGTGATTGGCCTGGCGTGGTGGGCGCTCGGCTTCCCGTTCATGAAACGCTACTCCAAGGCCTATCTGGAAAAGCACCCTGAGAAGAAAGGCAAAGACCTGGAAACCACCCGCAAGACTTGCGACAAGTTCCGCAACAACCCGGTGGGGATCTTCAACTTCGTCGAAGGCACGCGCTTCACCGAAGGCAAGCATGCCCAGCAGAAATCGCCGTTCAAATACCTGCTCAAGCCCAAGGCCGGTGGCATTGCGTTTGTGCTGGATGCGATGGGTGAACAGCTGGAGTCGATCGTCAATGTGACCATTCACTACCCTGCTGGTCGTCCCGGGTATTGGGATTTGCTCTGCGGTAACGTGAAAGACGTGGTGGTGCATTTTCAGGAGCTGAAAATACCGCCGCAGTTCATTGGCAAGAATTACGACCAGGACGGCGAGTATCGATTGCAGTTCCAGGGCTGGATCAATCAGCTGTGGGAAGACAAGGATGCGTTGCTGGGGCAGATGCATCGCGAATACCCAGCCAAACGCTGA
- the cysN gene encoding sulfate adenylyltransferase subunit CysN — translation MSHVSDLISEDILAYLGQHERKEMLRFLTCGNVDDGKSTLIGRLLHDSKMIYEDHLEAITRDSKKSGTTGDDIDLALLVDGLQAEREQGITIDVAYRYFSTAKRKFIIADTPGHEQYTRNMATGASTCDLAIILIDARYGVQTQTRRHSFIASLLGIKHIVVAVNKMDINGFDESVFESIKADYLKFAEGIAFKPTTMAFVPMSALKGDNVVNKSERSPWYTGQSLMEILETVEIANDRNYTDLRFPVQYVNRPNLNFRGFAGTLASGIVHKGDEVVVLPSGKSSRVKSIVTFEGELEHAGPGQAVTLTMEDEIDISRGDLLVHADNLPQVTDAFDAMLVWMAEEPMLPGKKYDIKRATSYVPGSITSIVNRVDVNTLEEGPASSLNLNEIGRVKVSLDAAIALDGYASNRTTGSFIVIDRLTNGTVAAGMIIAQPLAHGSSTHHGKLAHVATEERAQRFGQQPATVLFSGLSGAGKSTLAYAVERKLFDMGRAVFVLDGQNLRHDLNKGLPQDRSGRTENWRRAAHVARQFNEAGLLTLAAFVAPSAEGREQAKDLIGKERLLTVYVQASPTVCAERDPQGLYAAGGDNIPGDSFPYDVPLDADLVVDTQSLSLEESVKRVLDLLRQRGAI, via the coding sequence ATGTCGCACGTATCTGATTTGATCAGCGAGGACATCCTCGCCTACCTGGGCCAGCACGAACGCAAGGAAATGCTGCGCTTTCTGACCTGTGGCAACGTCGACGACGGCAAGAGCACCCTGATCGGGCGCCTGCTGCACGACTCCAAGATGATCTACGAAGATCACCTGGAAGCCATCACCCGCGATTCGAAAAAGTCCGGCACCACCGGCGACGACATCGACCTGGCCTTGCTGGTCGACGGCCTGCAGGCTGAGCGTGAGCAGGGCATCACCATTGATGTTGCCTACCGCTACTTCTCCACCGCCAAGCGTAAATTCATCATCGCCGACACCCCCGGCCATGAGCAGTACACCCGCAACATGGCCACCGGTGCCTCCACCTGTGACCTGGCGATCATCCTGATCGACGCCCGCTACGGCGTGCAGACCCAGACCCGTCGCCACAGCTTTATCGCCTCGTTGCTGGGCATCAAGCACATCGTGGTTGCCGTCAACAAGATGGACATCAACGGCTTCGATGAAAGCGTGTTCGAGTCGATCAAGGCCGATTACCTGAAGTTCGCCGAAGGCATCGCATTCAAGCCGACCACCATGGCGTTCGTGCCGATGTCGGCGCTGAAGGGCGACAACGTGGTGAACAAGTCCGAGCGCTCGCCGTGGTACACCGGCCAGTCGCTGATGGAAATTCTCGAGACCGTCGAGATCGCCAACGACCGCAACTACACCGACCTGCGTTTCCCGGTGCAGTACGTCAACCGTCCGAACCTGAACTTCCGTGGTTTTGCCGGCACCCTGGCCAGCGGCATCGTGCACAAGGGCGACGAAGTCGTGGTGCTGCCGTCGGGCAAGAGCAGCCGCGTGAAATCCATCGTCACCTTCGAAGGTGAGCTGGAGCACGCAGGTCCGGGTCAGGCTGTAACGCTGACCATGGAAGACGAGATCGACATCTCTCGCGGCGACTTGCTGGTGCACGCCGACAACCTGCCGCAAGTGACCGACGCCTTCGACGCCATGCTGGTGTGGATGGCCGAAGAACCGATGCTGCCGGGCAAGAAATACGACATCAAGCGCGCCACGTCCTACGTGCCGGGTTCGATCACCAGCATCGTCAACCGCGTTGACGTGAACACGCTGGAAGAAGGTCCGGCGAGTTCGCTGAATCTGAACGAGATCGGTCGGGTCAAGGTCAGCCTCGACGCCGCCATCGCACTGGACGGTTACGCGAGCAACCGCACCACCGGCTCGTTCATCGTCATCGATCGTTTGACCAATGGCACCGTCGCCGCTGGCATGATCATCGCTCAACCGTTGGCCCATGGCAGCAGCACGCACCACGGCAAACTGGCGCACGTCGCTACCGAGGAACGCGCCCAGCGCTTCGGCCAGCAACCGGCTACCGTGTTGTTCAGCGGCTTGTCCGGCGCGGGCAAAAGCACCCTGGCTTACGCGGTTGAACGCAAGTTGTTCGACATGGGCCGTGCGGTGTTCGTACTGGATGGCCAGAACCTGCGTCACGACCTGAACAAAGGTCTGCCGCAGGATCGTTCCGGGCGTACCGAGAACTGGCGTCGTGCGGCGCACGTTGCGCGTCAGTTCAACGAAGCCGGTTTGCTGACCCTGGCGGCATTCGTTGCGCCGAGTGCCGAAGGTCGCGAGCAGGCGAAGGACCTGATCGGCAAGGAGCGTCTGCTGACGGTCTACGTCCAGGCCTCGCCAACCGTGTGTGCCGAACGTGATCCGCAAGGGCTGTATGCCGCCGGTGGCGACAACATCCCGGGCGACTCCTTCCCGTACGACGTGCCGCTGGACGCTGACCTTGTGGTTGACACCCAGTCGCTGTCGCTGGAAGAAAGCGTCAAGCGAGTGCTGGATCTGCTGCGTCAGCGTGGCGCGATCTAA
- the cysD gene encoding sulfate adenylyltransferase subunit CysD — MVDKLTHLKQLEAESIHIIREVAAEFDNPVMLYSVGKDSAVMLHLARKAFFPGKLPFPVMHVDTRWKFQEMYAFRDRMVEELGLDLIVHVNPDGVAQGINPLTHGSAKHTDIMKTEGLKQALDKYGFDAAFGGARRDEEKSRAKERVYSFRDTKHRWDPKNQRPELWNVYNGNVNKGESIRVFPLSNWTELDIWQYIYLEGIPIVPLYFAAERDVIEMNGTWIMIDDERLLNHLSDEDKARIVKKKVRFRTLGDYPLTGAVESEATSLTDIIQEMLLTRTSERQGRVIDHDGAGSMEEKKRQGYF, encoded by the coding sequence ATGGTCGACAAACTGACGCATCTGAAACAGCTGGAGGCCGAAAGCATCCACATCATCCGCGAGGTCGCCGCCGAGTTCGATAACCCGGTGATGCTGTACTCCGTCGGTAAAGACTCCGCCGTGATGCTGCACCTTGCGCGCAAGGCATTCTTCCCGGGCAAACTGCCGTTCCCGGTGATGCACGTCGATACCCGGTGGAAGTTCCAGGAAATGTACGCATTCCGCGACCGCATGGTCGAAGAACTGGGCCTGGACCTGATCGTCCACGTCAACCCCGATGGCGTTGCGCAGGGTATCAATCCGCTGACCCACGGCAGTGCCAAACACACCGATATCATGAAAACCGAAGGCCTGAAACAGGCCCTCGACAAGTACGGTTTCGACGCCGCTTTCGGTGGTGCCCGCCGCGATGAAGAGAAGTCCCGTGCCAAAGAGCGCGTGTATTCCTTCCGCGACACCAAGCACCGCTGGGACCCGAAAAACCAGCGTCCGGAGTTGTGGAACGTCTACAACGGCAACGTCAACAAGGGCGAATCCATTCGTGTATTCCCGTTGTCGAACTGGACCGAACTGGATATCTGGCAGTACATCTACCTCGAAGGCATCCCAATTGTGCCGCTGTATTTCGCCGCCGAGCGCGACGTTATCGAGATGAATGGCACCTGGATCATGATCGACGACGAACGTCTGCTCAATCACCTGAGCGATGAAGACAAGGCGCGCATCGTCAAGAAAAAAGTGCGTTTCCGTACGCTGGGCGACTACCCGTTGACCGGTGCGGTCGAGTCCGAGGCCACCAGCCTGACCGACATCATTCAGGAAATGCTCCTGACGCGAACTTCCGAACGCCAGGGCCGGGTCATCGACCACGATGGCGCAGGCTCGATGGAAGAAAAGAAACGTCAGGGTTATTTCTAA
- a CDS encoding Nif3-like dinuclear metal center hexameric protein, whose protein sequence is MAVALSTLVEEADRYLNSSKIADYCPNGLQVEGRPQVMRIVSGVTASQALLDAAVEAKADLVLVHHGYFWKGENPCITGMKQRRLKTLLKHDISLLSYHLPLDLHPDVGNNVQLARQLDITVEGPLDPDNLKVVGLVGSLSEPMSPRDFARRVQEVMGREPLLIEGSEMIRRVGWCTGGGQGYIDQAVLAGVDLYLSGEASEQTFHSARENDISFIAAGHHATERYGVQALGDYLARRFALEHIFIDCPNPI, encoded by the coding sequence ATGGCCGTCGCCCTGAGCACCCTGGTCGAAGAAGCCGACCGTTACCTTAACAGTTCAAAGATCGCCGACTACTGCCCCAATGGCTTGCAGGTCGAGGGCCGTCCGCAAGTGATGCGCATCGTCAGTGGCGTCACTGCCAGCCAGGCGCTGCTGGACGCGGCGGTCGAGGCCAAGGCCGATCTGGTGCTGGTGCATCACGGCTATTTCTGGAAGGGCGAGAACCCCTGCATCACCGGGATGAAGCAGCGCCGCTTGAAAACCCTGCTCAAGCACGACATCAGTCTGCTGTCTTATCACTTGCCGCTGGATCTGCACCCGGACGTCGGCAACAACGTGCAGCTTGCGCGTCAGTTGGACATCACTGTCGAAGGCCCGCTGGACCCCGACAACCTGAAAGTCGTCGGCCTGGTCGGCTCGTTGAGCGAACCGATGAGCCCCCGCGACTTTGCCCGTCGCGTGCAGGAAGTCATGGGGCGCGAACCGTTGCTGATTGAAGGCAGCGAAATGATTCGTCGGGTCGGCTGGTGCACGGGCGGCGGTCAGGGCTATATCGATCAGGCGGTGTTGGCGGGGGTCGATCTGTACCTCAGCGGTGAAGCGTCCGAACAGACGTTCCACAGTGCCCGGGAAAACGACATCAGCTTCATCGCCGCCGGGCATCACGCTACCGAGCGCTACGGGGTTCAGGCCTTGGGCGATTACCTGGCGCGACGCTTTGCCCTGGAGCACATCTTCATCGACTGCCCGAACCCGATCTGA
- the algW gene encoding Do family serine endopeptidase AlgW, with amino-acid sequence MLKALRFSGWPLLAGVLIALLIIQRYPQWVGLPSLDVNLQQAPQTTSVQQGPVSYADAVVIAAPAVVNLYTTKVINKPNHPLFEDPQFRRFFGDNSPKQKRMESSLGSGVIMSPEGYILTNNHVTTGADQIVVALKDGRETLARVIGSDPETDLAVLKIDLKTLPAITIGRSDNIRIGDVALAIGNPFGVGQTVTMGIISATGRNQLGLNNYEDFIQTDAAINPGNSGGALVDANGNLTGINTAIFSKSGGSQGIGFAIPVKLAMEVMKSIIEHGQVIRGWLGIEVQPLTQELAESFGLSGRPGIVVAGIFRDGPAQKAGLQLGDVILSIDGEPAGDGRRSMNQVARIKPTDKVTIQVMRNGKELKLSAEIGLRPPPAPVKEEE; translated from the coding sequence ATGCTTAAGGCGCTGCGTTTTTCCGGCTGGCCGCTGTTGGCCGGCGTGCTTATCGCTCTGTTGATAATCCAGCGTTACCCGCAGTGGGTCGGGCTTCCGAGCCTTGATGTCAATCTTCAACAAGCACCGCAAACCACCAGCGTGCAACAGGGCCCGGTGTCTTATGCCGATGCCGTGGTCATTGCCGCGCCGGCGGTGGTCAACCTGTACACCACCAAAGTCATCAATAAACCGAATCATCCGTTGTTCGAAGACCCGCAGTTCCGCCGCTTCTTCGGCGACAACTCGCCCAAGCAGAAGCGCATGGAGTCGAGTCTGGGTTCCGGCGTGATCATGAGCCCGGAAGGCTACATCCTGACCAACAACCACGTGACCACTGGCGCCGACCAGATTGTCGTGGCGCTCAAGGATGGCCGTGAGACTTTGGCGCGGGTGATCGGCAGCGACCCGGAAACTGATCTCGCGGTATTGAAGATCGACCTGAAAACCCTGCCGGCGATCACCATCGGCCGTTCCGACAACATTCGCATCGGCGACGTCGCGCTGGCCATCGGCAACCCGTTCGGCGTCGGCCAGACCGTCACCATGGGCATCATCAGCGCCACCGGGCGTAACCAGCTCGGCCTGAACAACTACGAAGATTTCATCCAGACCGACGCCGCGATCAACCCCGGCAACTCCGGCGGTGCGCTGGTGGATGCCAATGGCAACCTGACTGGCATCAACACTGCGATCTTCTCCAAATCCGGCGGTTCCCAAGGCATCGGCTTCGCGATCCCGGTCAAACTGGCGATGGAAGTGATGAAGTCGATCATCGAACACGGCCAGGTGATTCGTGGCTGGCTCGGGATCGAAGTGCAGCCGCTGACCCAGGAACTGGCGGAATCGTTTGGCCTGTCCGGGCGTCCGGGGATTGTGGTGGCAGGGATTTTCCGTGACGGTCCGGCACAGAAGGCCGGCCTGCAATTGGGCGACGTGATCCTCAGCATCGACGGCGAACCGGCCGGTGATGGCCGCCGCTCGATGAACCAGGTGGCGCGGATCAAACCGACCGACAAGGTCACGATCCAGGTGATGCGTAACGGCAAGGAGCTCAAGTTGAGCGCCGAGATTGGCCTGCGTCCGCCGCCGGCCCCGGTCAAAGAAGAAGAGTAA